From the genome of Acidobacteriota bacterium, one region includes:
- a CDS encoding efflux RND transporter periplasmic adaptor subunit, with protein sequence MPSGREEFTMKDYRKAFQITLGLSIVLAAAAAFFGWRYVAQERRAAELKETIMPAPPTGESSAAESSPATAAAALAPLQLSPQRLQSIGVTSGEVKWRELTNEIRAVGNAAVDERLQAYVQTRFSGWITKVYADATYQYVRKGQPLFTVYSPELVTTEQEYLLARKNSGLLAQSTVPGVASGADSLLTAARVRLQQWSIPSREIEHLERTGEVQHNLEIDSPVSGYITERNALPNLYVEPATRLYTIADLSTVWVNAEVFQSDISQIRRGQPATVTSDAYPGRTFYGRVDFVYPQVNMDTRTTKVRLVFQNPGLKLTPGMFVNVILKIPIGRKLAIPVSGVFHTGTRNVVFIDHGGGYLEPREVTLGFRAGDYYSVLQGLKQGEKIVTSANFLLDSESQLQAALGSFVPPPPGAGAAASMSMGNVRQANVEFTTSPSPPRKGSVTIRVKLTGADGKPITGAQVKVLFFMPAMPTMGMAAMQSVFTLNDQEGGFYEGSGQLQGGGTWQVTITAQKNGQTVATKQMSVNAEGGM encoded by the coding sequence ATGCCATCCGGGAGAGAGGAATTCACCATGAAGGACTATCGCAAAGCATTCCAGATCACACTCGGGCTGAGCATAGTGCTTGCCGCTGCTGCGGCTTTCTTCGGCTGGCGCTATGTTGCGCAGGAACGCCGGGCTGCCGAATTGAAAGAAACGATCATGCCTGCCCCTCCTACCGGAGAATCCTCCGCGGCTGAAAGCAGTCCTGCGACTGCTGCCGCAGCCCTTGCGCCGCTCCAACTCTCGCCTCAGCGGCTGCAAAGCATCGGCGTCACCAGCGGTGAGGTTAAATGGAGGGAACTCACAAACGAAATCCGGGCAGTGGGCAACGCAGCGGTGGACGAACGCCTCCAGGCGTACGTGCAGACGCGGTTCTCCGGCTGGATCACCAAAGTGTATGCGGATGCCACCTATCAATACGTCCGAAAGGGTCAGCCGCTCTTCACCGTTTACAGCCCGGAACTGGTGACGACGGAGCAGGAATATTTACTGGCCAGGAAGAACAGTGGCCTGCTGGCGCAAAGCACCGTGCCGGGCGTCGCCTCCGGCGCCGATTCGCTGCTCACCGCCGCGCGCGTGCGCTTGCAGCAATGGAGTATTCCATCGCGCGAGATTGAGCACCTTGAAAGGACAGGCGAAGTCCAGCACAATCTTGAAATCGATTCGCCCGTCTCCGGCTACATCACCGAGCGCAACGCCCTTCCGAACCTCTATGTTGAGCCGGCCACGCGGCTTTACACCATCGCCGACCTTTCCACCGTCTGGGTCAATGCTGAAGTATTCCAGAGCGACATTAGCCAGATTCGTCGTGGTCAGCCCGCCACCGTGACCTCGGATGCCTATCCCGGCCGAACGTTCTACGGCAGAGTTGATTTCGTTTACCCCCAGGTCAACATGGATACACGAACTACCAAGGTGCGGCTGGTTTTCCAGAACCCGGGCCTGAAGCTTACGCCGGGCATGTTCGTTAACGTCATCTTGAAGATCCCGATAGGACGAAAGCTTGCGATTCCCGTGTCAGGGGTCTTTCACACCGGCACACGCAACGTCGTCTTTATCGATCATGGCGGCGGATATCTCGAGCCGCGTGAGGTGACGCTGGGGTTTCGGGCAGGCGACTATTACAGCGTGCTCCAGGGATTGAAGCAGGGCGAGAAAATCGTAACCTCCGCAAATTTTCTGCTCGATTCCGAGAGCCAGCTCCAGGCAGCGCTCGGCTCTTTCGTGCCGCCACCGCCTGGCGCGGGCGCTGCAGCGTCAATGAGCATGGGGAATGTCCGTCAGGCAAATGTGGAATTCACCACCTCGCCCTCGCCGCCGCGGAAGGGCTCAGTCACCATTCGGGTCAAGCTGACCGGCGCCGACGGGAAACCGATCACCGGCGCCCAGGTGAAAGTCCTGTTCTTTATGCCAGCCATGCCGACAATGGGAATGGCAGCAATGCAGAGCGTGTTCACGCTGAACGACCAGGAAGGCGGTTTCTACGAGGGCAGCGGCCAGCTCCAGGGCGGAGGAACGTGGCAGGTGACGATCACAGCTCAGAAGAACGGGCAGACCGTCGCCACAAAGCAAATGAGCGTTAACGCGGAAGGGGGAATGTAA
- a CDS encoding TolC family protein produces the protein MSILQPRRIGRQQQSVSGSCSIITLYAAVMFAAISCLIPIPVRAVQGVEPPDQAQPAKAATPLSQLVKEAEMNNPQILAARRGWQAATQVPSQVSTLPDPELMVEHMSAGTPLPFDGFHSVEMTYLGFGVSQSIPYPGKLRLRGEIARRKADTLLMQSDTVRRSVIEQVKTAYFRLDYVRQTLSILEKNEKLLAQVEKIAEARYRTGQGNQQDVLKAQLQQTKLLRDATQYFQQMQTLQAQLKQLLNRPQDSADIITEKLTETALPYSSDDLLAAVRTGNSEVGAQHEMMQDRSLQVELARKDFYPDFSVQYLYQHTAAVFPERYMISFGVTLPIFRNRRQRPEVAEAAEQLNSSRRAYEAQVQQAYFEVRDQYLVADSDSKVLKIYREGLIPQATATFDAGLAAYQSAQQDFETLLSSFLDVLNLDIEYWRTLAEHESALARLEQLTGVQIP, from the coding sequence GTGAGCATTCTTCAGCCGCGCAGAATAGGCCGTCAGCAACAATCAGTTTCGGGTTCCTGCAGCATCATCACTCTATATGCCGCCGTTATGTTCGCTGCCATCTCGTGCCTGATCCCAATCCCGGTAAGGGCCGTGCAGGGCGTGGAACCGCCGGATCAGGCGCAGCCCGCCAAAGCCGCCACGCCTTTGTCGCAACTGGTCAAAGAAGCGGAAATGAATAATCCGCAAATCCTGGCAGCAAGACGGGGGTGGCAGGCAGCTACGCAGGTGCCTTCCCAGGTATCGACGCTGCCTGACCCCGAATTGATGGTTGAGCATATGTCTGCGGGGACACCTCTTCCCTTCGACGGCTTCCATTCGGTCGAAATGACATACCTTGGGTTTGGTGTTTCACAAAGCATTCCCTATCCTGGAAAACTTCGTTTGCGCGGTGAAATTGCCCGCCGCAAAGCGGACACGCTCCTCATGCAGTCTGACACGGTCAGGCGTTCCGTTATTGAACAAGTCAAAACCGCTTATTTCCGCCTCGACTACGTTCGACAGACGCTTTCGATCCTGGAAAAGAACGAAAAACTTCTGGCCCAGGTCGAAAAGATCGCTGAAGCTCGCTACCGGACAGGCCAGGGCAACCAGCAGGACGTGCTCAAGGCCCAACTGCAGCAGACAAAACTCTTGCGGGATGCCACGCAATACTTCCAGCAAATGCAAACCCTCCAGGCGCAACTGAAACAGCTTCTGAACCGGCCGCAGGATTCAGCTGACATCATCACGGAGAAACTCACTGAAACCGCTCTGCCCTACAGTTCCGATGACCTGCTGGCAGCTGTCCGTACAGGCAATTCGGAAGTCGGCGCTCAGCATGAGATGATGCAGGACCGCAGCCTGCAGGTCGAGTTAGCCCGCAAAGACTTTTATCCTGACTTCAGCGTTCAGTACTTGTACCAGCACACAGCCGCTGTTTTTCCCGAGCGCTACATGATCAGCTTCGGCGTAACTCTTCCGATTTTTCGCAACCGGCGGCAGCGGCCGGAAGTGGCCGAAGCCGCTGAACAATTGAACAGCTCCCGCCGGGCCTACGAAGCGCAGGTCCAGCAGGCCTATTTCGAAGTGCGCGACCAGTACCTGGTGGCCGACTCGGACTCCAAAGTTCTCAAAATCTACCGCGAGGGGCTGATTCCACAGGCAACGGCTACGTTTGATGCGGGACTTGCCGCCTATCAATCAGCCCAGCAGGACTTCGAGACGTTACTAAGTTCATTCCTCGACGTACTCAACCTTGACATTGAGTACTGGCGCACGCTGGCCGAACACGAAAGCGCCCTGGCCCGGCTCGAACAACTGACCGGAGTCCAAATTCCGTGA